A stretch of Terriglobales bacterium DNA encodes these proteins:
- a CDS encoding IS5/IS1182 family transposase yields IERLFAWLHNYRRVVTRWEYHAANFLGMVQLACVLVLLRHL; encoded by the coding sequence CATCGAGCGTTTGTTCGCCTGGTTGCATAACTATCGCCGCGTGGTCACCCGCTGGGAGTACCACGCGGCCAACTTCCTCGGCATGGTTCAGCTCGCGTGCGTTCTGGTCCTGCTGAGACATTTATGA